The Falco peregrinus isolate bFalPer1 chromosome 9, bFalPer1.pri, whole genome shotgun sequence genome includes a window with the following:
- the KCNG1 gene encoding potassium voltage-gated channel subfamily G member 1, protein MTLLPGENSDYDYSALSCASDTSFNHTFFPETETLKGLFYQRAKLIHPQEDLLKGFRPDDRKHHIIINVGGIKYLLPWTTLDEFPLTRLGQLKFCNNFDDILNICDDYDVTCNEFFFDRNPGAFRTILTFLRVGKLRLLREMCALSFQEELLYWGIEEDNLDWCCKRRYLQKMEEFTEINEREDDLLENETTGETVEETKIGLCMKKLQDMVERPQSGLPGKVFACLSVLFVTITAVNLSISTMPDLREEEEKGECSQMCYNIFVVESVCVAWFSLEFLLRFIQAKSKFAFLRRPLTLIDIIAILPYYITLLVDTTSVGYKKPSSGSIYLDKVGLVLRILRALRILYVMRLARHSLGLQTLGLTARRCTREFGLLLLFLCVAIALFAPLLYVIENEMADSQEFTSIPACYWWAVITMTTVGYGDMVPRSIPGQVVALSSILSGILLMAFPVTSIFHTFSRSYIELKQEQERTMYRRAQFLLKTKSQISSASQGSDILFPNLSSEARDNE, encoded by the exons ATGACTCTTCTACCTGGAGAAAATTCCGACTATGACTATAGTGCCCTGAGCTGTGCTTCAGATACTTCCTTCAACCACACGTTCTTTCCAGAAACAGAAACCCTTAAGGGACTCTTTTACCAAAGAGCCAAGCTAATTCACCCTCAAGAGGATCTCCTGAAAGGCTTTCGCCCTGATGATCGAAAGCATCACATTATTATAAACGTAGGGGGCATTAAGTATTTGCTGCCATGGACCACGCTTGATGAATTCCCATTGACACGTCTGGGACAACTAAAATTCTGTAATAATTTTGATGACATTCTGAACATCTGTGATGATTACGATGTGACATGTAATGAATTCTTTTTTGACCGCAATCCAGGGGCATTCAGGACAATCCTCACCTTTTTGCGAGTTGGAAAACTTCGGCTCTTGCGTGAGATGTGTGCGCTCTCTTTCCAAGAGGAGCTGCTCTACTGGGGAATTGAGGAAGACAACTTGGACTGGTGTTGCAAAAGGAGGTATCTGCAAAAAATGGAGGagtttacagaaataaatgaacGGGAGGATGACCTCctagaaaatgaaacaacagGTGAAACAGTGGAGGAGACAAAAATTGGCTTGTGCATGAAAAAGTTGCAAGACATGGTGGAAAGGCCCCAGTCTGGCCTCCCTGGAAaggtgtttgcttgtttgtctgttttatttGTAACTATTACAGCAGTGAACTTATCCATCAGCACCATGCCTGAcctgagggaggaggaggaaaag GGTGAATGTTCCCAGATGTGCTACAATATTTTCGTTGTGGAGTCTGTCTGTGTGGCATGGTTTTCGCTGGAGTTCCTGCTAAGATTCATCCAGGCAAAGAGCAAGTTTGCATTTTTGCGGAGACCGTTAACCCTGATAGACATAATAGCCATTCTGCCATACTATATCACTTTGCTAGTAGACACCACTTCGGTGGGCTATAAAAAGCCCAGCTCTGGGAGCATCTACCTGGACAAAGTAGGTCTGGTCCTCCGTATTCTCCGTGCCTTGAGGATTCTCTACGTCATGCGGCTGGCCAGGCactccctggggctgcagacGCTGGGGCTGACCGCTCGCAGGTGCACCCGGGAGTTTGGTCTCTTGCTGCTCTTCCTCTGCGTGGCCATCGCACTGTTTGCACCGCTCCTGTACGTCATTGAGAACGAGATGGCAGACTCACAGGAGTTTACCAGCATCCCCGCGTGCTACTGGTGGGCTGTCATCACCATGACCACGGTAGGCTATGGAGACATGGTTCCCAGAAGCATTCCTGGCCAAGTGGTGGCACTAAGCAGCATACTGAGTGGCATCCTCCTCATGGCATTTCCAGTCACCTCCATCTTCCACACGTTTTCGCGCTCCTACATTGAGCTAAagcaagaacaggaaagaacaaTGTACAGAAGAGCACAGTTCTTACTGAAAACAAAGTCTCAGATAAGCAGTGCATCACAAGGGAGTGATATTTTATTCCCCAATCTCTCTTCTGAGGCTAGGGACAATGAATGA